A region of the Arachis hypogaea cultivar Tifrunner chromosome 15, arahy.Tifrunner.gnm2.J5K5, whole genome shotgun sequence genome:
caatgtgtccaaaactcaaaattgagcaccaaatgagctttcaaccacaatccaaccaccaatgtaactccaacaaacaccaacaagctccaaactcacaataatcaagctatatacatataaattaccataaatcaacctagggctcaacatAACCATAATCTCACAAAGGTTCAAGAGTTCTTACCTTTCTCAATAGCTTTGGAAGCCAAAacccaatgctaagcaaggattagaatGAACATAAACACCCAAAAATCACAAATTCTCACTTAAACAAAACCCTAATActcgaaattttggagagaataACTGAGAAGGATTCAAGCTTTCATTACCAGTTTCTTGGGTGGATCTTGTAGACCTCTTCATAAGGAACGCATAGTcgcaaacggtgcgacgatcggaactctatagctcaagatatgagcttgagaagatTGAAGTGAATAGTGCTCAAGGGgttctcttcttccccttctcttcAGCATGAGTGTGTGTGTTTTTGAGTGTTGTTGCTTATtgggttcatttaatgaacccttttatatgttgggcttgggcccaacttggatcCGATCTAAcacgttagcatttttagcccgtttggtccAACTTCGGgctaaacctttaaaattaatgcccggttttccatttctaacatttttctaaggtttttgactgtttttgctttttctcgCGCagcaccgggcagacttgaactgGTTTGACTGCCAGTTCGCAGTTTTTTCACGgttttcgcagaaaacacattttctgactcagaaagacctactgaatccaaaaatcatatttaaatcctcaaattctcactctaattttttaaaaatttaatttgggTAATATagtcacttaattaaccggttgattagttgtGGTTCTTACACTTAACTTACATTATCACTTCATACCATGTTTAACTTCTTTTAAGGTCCTCAATCcaagttctttttcttcacaaCCTTTCTCTATAGGTCCCGTCTCCTTTCTTATATTTAAAAACTACGTATTAGGTCCTAGAAGGTAGTTATAGAGGTTTGAAAAATTAGAGGATTAACTTAGCACTCAAAAATCTCATTTTTGGCTAAAATAGGGGGCTTGTGTCGCGTGCGTACTCTCGTGTACGCGagctttcaaaaatttgattcctAGTCATAAATGATTTGCAAGAGTTAGTGGTTCCTCACCTTATCGACAAAAATTCAAGACAAAATCCAGTAAGTCCACAAGACTAATTTGATTCTAAACACCAAATTTTAACAAAATCTCACACATTTACTTAAAGTTTTCGATATTGGAGAAGGAAGAACTAGGTGTGAAATTAAgattttcttaccaaattgtttggtgggttttgtagagaattCCGAGTTGAATGCGTAGCTgttgacggctcgtcaatcgaaacCCCGAATTGAAAGATACAAGGATTTGAATAAGAACCAAAGGTTTGcaaattttctttgtttctttccccTTATTTCCTTGCCCAGCATCTTTTTATTATGAGAAGGAAGAAATGGCTGAAACCATTAGGTCTAGGATTCGATTCGAGTCTGATTCTAATTAATTCGGTCTGTTCGATTCAATTTTAggttaaattctttaaaattagtgtcaaaatttatattttaattaatttttactctTCTAACTTATTAAATTTAACTTtccaatttttttgaataaaaagtaatttattaattaattatttattaattatccgaTATTTATACAAACAACTccctctttttttattcttttacggGACTTGCCTCTGCTTTATGTCCGCAATGTGGACAATAGAGTTAAAGACAATAGATGCACATATATAGTAAAGGTTGAAGATAAGCACCTGCAACTTGAACTCTTGAAGAATAAAgaacgttttaaaaaaaaaaaagagaaagagatacAACGtgtagaagaatgagaaggaaattattgattattaagacaatttttattttattcttagttaTTGGTTAGACCTACAGTTGTGGTATTTTGTTTAATAGTTATTcctaggggtggcaaagcgggccaGCCCGCCCCAACCCGCCCTGTCCCATCTAGGCCCGTCACATAAACAGGGTGGATCGACCCGCCCCGCCAaataaaatgggttcaaaatacTAGCCCGCTccgctttatggcggattggcgggttggcgggctagtccgcttgattctttttttttttctttgaaaaataaaatgcattaaaattaaccaaaaaataataattaaaaaattaaatacaaataaaaaatagtcaaattataatataattttttactatttttttaatttttaacttcaataaaattgttcaaaataatatttgtcaatagaatcatctttattttaaaaaataagtcacataatttgagcatatgtacaaaattgtaaaataaaataaataaagttaataactcaaaaaagaataaaaacaaaaaatgaaaaaaaatgtttaaaaattttataattattaattttataatagtaatcactcttttatttaattaaaaaaataaaaaaataaaaatcttcggtcgccccgccccgccaaaacccgccaatttaGCGGTGTGAGTTTTGCGGGTTGTTTTAATTTGGCGGGTTTCAATCCTAGCCCGACCCACCTTTTTTAGGGGGTCTAGCGAATCGGCCCGACGGGCTCgaccgttttgccacccctagttattccctttaattttattttagtcttagttATTGGGTTAGACCTACAGTAGTGGTATTTTGTTTAATAgttattccttttaatttttagggcaaaacaaaaaattttacagAATGAGGATATCCACACTCAGTCATTTTGGTGGATTGACGTATATCTCATCCTAAAGAGTGGAGTTTGGCATCATTTCAGACGCGTTATACCTCGACAAGAATTAACCCAAGaagattttatatattattttattatatttttattatttcaattgaACTACACTTGAACCGActaaatttctaaatttaataactaaaatgatTTAATAACCggtttcattttaattttcagaACCTTAATATTTAGGATTCTTGACCCTGCGTCAGTCTAAAATTGTATTAACTCCAATTTCTCACTTGACAACACCACATTCTAAGTCAAACTCAACTTTTTGTGTATCACTTCCCTTGTATGGGAGCAGAACGAGCcattaaagtataaaaaaaaatatatcaaactcAACTTTGAAGAAGAAAATACACTTTCGTTGGCAGGAGTAacacataatttttttcttttttgttatttaggttaggaaattattttaattttttaatttattcgtgggtaatacatatattaattataatcacaaattatactATTTCActataaatgacttatataatgatgatctcatttattgttataaatattaattgaataagtcattattacttttgatttggaattaaatgagaataaaatcagatattatcttttattctttagataattatcttttttagattttagatatattatcttttgggttttagatactattttatttgggcttaaggATTTAATGGGTgtcatactcaaatataaatagacctataggtttcggtccccaatatactaAAGTCGCCTTTGTTACTCtttcccatcaaaagagttgcagttcagccaCCTAGGAATACAGAAAGCTTTGATTGagaaagatcgaaagaaccacaagatccaaattctTCCATTAATTTCTGACTCTTATGAGTAAAGGTACCCTTCCGCactatgttatatatatttttttggtgattcaatatggataatctggaataataaaattaatttatttcaacAAGTGATATCAGAACCATTCATaatttaatcatcaaaatattcagtttattattccttttgaattaatatatatatgtatatacgtaCGTCGTATACATTTGGAATTGTTGCACAGtaaaactatatacatatatatatgattCAATTTATTGCCACTATATACCTGTGTAATTTTGCTATGTCCGTGCATCATATTTCATGTATGTATGCCATCGTGGTTCTTTATATGTATGCATATACACGTACTGTTATGCTTAGAAAATTCGTAAACACCATCATATTACTTTGGCTGTACACATAGTTATACTGTTTGTGCACTTATGATGGAAATATAGTGTTTCagttattcctttttttttctcttttgagaTGATGcttatataattattttgaaaaataaatattgatgacTTATTCTAAAACATTGATTGAATATTATTGAATTATAATtgtctcagatttaattgtgtgtcattaatttagtataaaattaattgattattctttTAGGATATAAGAATTAATATGTATATGTCACTTATGCGGATATTAATTGATTCAAAAAGATATTTATATTTGGCCAAGTTATGTgtacatattaaaataaaaaaaattgagtaataaaaaatattatttaattgttacATAAGAAAACTAGTAACaatttagattattatattcaccCACTTTATAAAGTTTTGGTTTtgaaataaattgattgaacattatgctgccaaagtagcctcttttgtgaaaattgatttatttaaaacattagggatatggtgatatgtaattcatgcgaatattggtcaGCCCAAAAGAAGGTCTATATTTGGCtgaattacatacacatattaaAGGTAAATATGTGTTTGggtaattaattaagaataaagtaatgcttattatttatgcggacaataatcggcccaaaggaagtttattgtttggccaaataataagcattgcacacttttgtttatttctattagttatgcggtcaataatcggcccaaaggaaggttattgtttggccaattaatagaaaatatatgcggtaataaataggttgcgaagtttaagtctccatgtgcgcattaagtcggtccaaatAAAGGCCtaatgtgtgacaggaattttgacaatatttgattactgcaatgagagtatcacttacagttaatttttctatccaaagattgaaaaattaatgttgttctagatatctcaatataGATTTTCTcattatttaactaatgtttactgcatgttctttttgttctaatccagaaactatggctttagctaccaatgtttctgcacaaattagcagtattcctatgctgaatggttcaaactttaaagtttggaaggatatcgtggagattgtcctcggttgtatggatctagatataGCTCTTCAAGAGGAGAAACTCACTTCCACTCCGAAAaacctcaatgaggttaaaataaagaagtgggagagatccaatcgaatgagcattatgatcatgaaacatTCAATTTCTGAGGCGTTTTGGGGCTCAATTATTGAGGATAtagatgccaaacagttcctaaaggatgttgaaaaattctttactaagaatgaaaagtCGGAGGCAAGTAatcttttgagcaaacttgtctccataaggtataaaggtaaagggaacataagggagtacattatgaaaatgtctcatcttgcttcaaaattgaaaagcactaaagttagagttgtctgaagacttactcgtgcatttcattttgatttcccttcctgcacactttgggcaattcaaagtgagttataacactctgaaggacacttAGTCCTTAAATAAacttatatctcactgtgtgcaagaagaagagaggctacagCAGGATAAGACTAaaagtgctcacatggcttcatcttttcagtataaaagaaagcgtgatactactgcggatgtgccttctcagcagaaaaaggctaagaaatAGGATCATgtttcaacctgtttcttctgtaagaaggtgggacacatgaagaaggattgtaccaaatatgccacctgacgtgtaaagaagggtataattcttactttcgtttgttttgaggctagtttaagttatgcacctattgatacttggtgggtagattctgctgctattactcatgtaagtgttactatgcagggttgcctgtggagccgaccgccaagtgatgctgaaagatacatctatgtggtagacagcaatatagttgcagtcgaagctataggaacctttagattatgttccacgagtggattttacttggatttattatagacattttatgtaccgtcatttagacggaatttggtttctgtttttcgtttggaCAAATCAGATTATTATTGTTCGTTCggagacaataaagtcagtctcttttataattcgaataatatttgctctgttcatttggtggataatctatataggctggacttaaattcctataataatgaaatactgcaaatgGGTACAAAACGAAAACaaaatgagaattcggcatcattatggcatAAACGCCTAGGTCatatctctaaacagagaattcagaggctcgtgtcggatggaatttttggacccctaaatttggcggactttgaagtctgcattgagtgcataaagggaaaaaggacaaatgaaaggaaattaggtgccgagagagctaaagatgtcttagaactgatacataccgatatatgtggcccattccctactgtctcttAGAATGGACAACagtactttattacgttcatagatgattactctcattacgggtatctatatttaattcatgaaaagtcccaagccttggatgttttcaagtctttcaaagctgaagttgaacttcaacttggaaagaaaattaaagctgtcaaatctgatcgtggtggtgaatactacggaagatatgacggttcaggtgagcaacgtcccgggctttttgctcttttcctagaggagtgtggtattgttccgcaatacaccatgccaggcaaacctagcatgaatggtgttgcagagcgaaggaaccgaactcttaaagacatggtgagaagtatgattagtcattcttccttgcctgaatcactctggggagaagccttaaagaccgcagtgtacatccttaatagggtgccaagcaaagcagttaataaaaccccatatgaaatttggactgggaaaaggcccagtataaagcatttgcatatttggggatgtccagctgaggcgcgaccttataggtcgcatgaaagaaaattggactcaaggataattagttgctactttgttggttacacTGAGCGCTCacggggtacaagttttacaatcttgcatcaaggtctatttttgaaacgggaaatgcgagatttcttgaggatgttaaGTTTGGGGGGGGagaaaatattagaaatgttgcttttgatgaggattctgtaactgacaatgatcaggtcCTTGTGCCTATTGttgttcaagatacagttatagtacaagagcaaAATGAGAACCTACTGTAGAtccagttacagtacaagagaacaatgagaatattgttgttgctcaagatactgctacagcacagaaaaataatgagaatcctcctcaatcccaacccatacagcaagctcaacaacctcaagaagtgtcattaaggagatccaatagagaaaggagaaaatccatctatggtctcaaacaagcttcccgtcaatggtatcacatgttcatcaagtcattacctcatggttttgaggtaaatatcatagatgagtgtgtataccgcaagttcagtgggagtaaatacatcCTTTTGGTCTTacatgttgatgacattctacttgccagtagcgatataggcttgttgcatgaaactaagaaatttctatcgaacaaattcgaaatgaaagatcttggtgatgcctcttttgtattaggaatcgagatactaagagatcgctctcaaggtattcttagattatcacaaaagaactatatcgaaaagattttaagtagatatggcatGGAAAGTTatagaccaatggacacacccgtagctaaaggagacaagttcagtctcaagcaatgccctaaaaatgatcttgagaggacagtaatgcatgataaaccttatgcatcagcactagagagtttaatgtatgctcaagtctgcacacgtcccgatatatcattttagtgggagtgttgggtagatacttgagcaatctAGGCATGGATGATTGGATAGATGTTAAACGCGTAATGCGTTATTTAAAGAGAACAAAGAATTACATGCTTACTTATCagagatcagaaaatttggagatcattaggtactctgattccgatttcatggcatatggttgtGAAACTTTATCACTGAGCTTCGTATAGTATATGACATTGAAAGgtcattaaagatattttgttacGATAAGTCAGCAGTACTATACTCTAACAACagtaagagcttgacaaaatcgaagcatagagatatcaagttcttagttgttaAGGAGAAAGATTAAGAAAAACAGATTTCCATAGAacatataggaacagagtatatgctagcagactcaCTAACCAAGGAATTGATCCCTAAAATCTTTCATGAGCACACTTctcggatgggtgtcaatatttgtgatgccttggtttagtgggagtttattttatgctatatatcctatgacagatattgaattattttctgcagaattaagttgatggtttatttcatgttatataaaatgttcattttgcaatatttgtattgtgtttgatctcattaaagttggaccagctggaaatagacatgcatgagatcacttggcatgtaattttcatattactcatccaaatttgatctatatcgttaagtatattaggatggtgattggcgtggtttagtcgcgacattaatgtgataaaagctgcggtagtttcatatctaatgtatgagacagaccagattgttaaagtaatgagaaaaatagcattcagatgcgcgcataaagtttataaggtgtgattatgtcaagaaagaatatatgtatagcccaagtgggagattgttaggaaattattttaatttcctaatttgtttgtaggcaatacatatattaattgtaatcacaaattatgctatttcactataaatgacttatataatgatgatctcatttattgttataaatgctaattgaataagtcattattacttttgatttggaattaaatgagaataaaaccaaatattatcttttgttccttagataattatctttttttggattttagatatattatcttttgggttttagatactattttatctgggcttaagggtttaatgggtgccatgctcaaatataaatagacctacAGGGTTTCGGTCTCCAATATACTAAAGCCGCCTTTGttactctttccccatcaaaagagttacaGTTCAGCcacctaggaatacagaaggctttggttgaggaagatcgaaagaaccacaagatccaaattcttccatcaatttctgactcttatgagtaaaggtacgcttccgcattatgttatatatatttttttggtgattcaatatggatgatgtgggataataaaattaatttatttcaacAATTTAAACAAATTACAAGTTCAATTGAAATGGATAAGACTTTAAGAATAACAACAACATGTGAGCAAATATCAGCATCAAATGAACAAGAGAATATTGTCCGAGACTTCTCAAAAAGATGAGAACTCAATATTGGAGGCACATTTTCCATGTGGAAAAACAGGGCAGTCAATGAAGCTTGAAGCATTAGTGTCCACACACAAGTAAACTTGGTAAAGCTGGCTGTTACCGGATGAGTCTGAATTGCACTCAATGAATGGAGTGAACCCAATTGAATCACTTATTGCATTCTTAATGCTGCTCAAACTGTAGAATCCCCCATCTGGATTTATACCTGTATCTCACCAATTCATGTTTCTCAGTAATTTGGTTAACTTAAAtaatttctattaaattaccaaaaagttaaaaaagtaCCTAGGAATTTAAGCTGGTTGTCATGCACTCAAATACTCTAAGGTGAGAAAAATAAGTTGTATCTACTCTACTTTAGATTGATGCAGTTTATCTCAAGTTAAATTACAGTAAACTTCCTTGTGATCAAGGCATTTTATTTATAAAAGGTACATGCCAATCCTTTTTAGATTTAAGTTACTATTATGAAATATCAAAAGTGCATTGAACTGCCTTTTTTTTCACGaaatattagaatatttaataaaatttcaaaGTGACTTTTTTTTATAAGATCTCTTCTCTAGGTACCTGAGAATTTCCATGTTATAAACATGGCACTGACTTTTTCCTTAAGCAGGTTAGTAACAATTATTTCCACGGTAGAAGTTTGTGTATACAGTGAATGATAAAATAAGTATCTAAATAGGACACCAAAATTCTTAGGTGTGAAAAATATTTATGCTGTCTGAATGTGATTTACTAGTTTGTATAAGGATATATAGGATATAACTCTatactaatttatatttttttgtaccTGCACTGGTAAGAGCTTGGAGGAGGTTAGCTTTTTGTTTAAGGTTAAGAGCTGCTTCAAAATAGTCATGTTGGTTAAGTAGTGACTCTGAGCAAGTTCCATGTTTGTCCCATTCATGGGACCAGAATTGTATTCCATTCCCGCTTGGGCACGCTAGTGTGGGCCATTCCTTTTGCATGGTGCTTATCAAATTTGATACCTGAATGTATGTCATCATAGTCACGAACAGATTAGTGGTAAATTCATCATTAATCTTTATTAATAAGACATAATAGTTGAGGATTTAAAAGAACTGCATCCAAGGATTACTCATCTTATCAGAAACGACATagcttttagaattaaaatataaaatataatgagTTTATAATATATCCgttattttatcattatttttaagtGTTCTCTCTTgatgaatataataaaaaaatgagagaaagTGTTTGTCTTGTGAGTGAACAGAAAGGCAAAAGGCAAATACAAGTTTATGATTTATAAATTCGTTTATTTATGTTGAAATGGTCTGGAGaagaaaaagtagaaaaaaaaaatcataaaactttATCCAGATATGTGTTTCGTAAATAGGAATGCAATGAACTCCGTGGGACTAGTATTCCTCATTTCCTCCCCTATCTCCTATTCtagttaagaaaaataatatcgcTCCTCTTTCCTTTTTTGTCGCAGGTCTCCATTTATAGGTCCCTGTGTAGAGAAGGTGGATATTTTCGGATATCTATGAATATTACCTTTGAATAATATCTGTATTCTTAAAGGTGTGTATGATTCAAGTATTACTTTgttaattagattttatttttataaaaatcaaatATATTCAGAAGAAAGGTAGGAATTGAAATAATGGTATTTTAATTCTCTAGAATCAAACTTGCTTggaaataacttttcaaattttgaactaaatatgagaatatgatatttctatcttaaaatttttagaaattatttataatttcccCAACTAGACAGACCTTTAAATGTGTTTTGGTGATTATTAGTTTAGTAAATTGATGAGCTTGGAATTTTATGAGAATGTTGTATGATCATCAATAAAAATGACAACACTAGAGTCCAGTGAgaatatagaatcaaacaaaaacaATTAC
Encoded here:
- the LOC112750373 gene encoding ribonuclease 1 gives rise to the protein MEFKESILIKLVVMLQCLTLVLCASQDFDFFYFVQQWPGSYCDTQQSCCYPTSGKPDADFGIHGLWPNYNDGSYPSNCDSSNPFQQSQVSNLISTMQKEWPTLACPSGNGIQFWSHEWDKHGTCSESLLNQHDYFEAALNLKQKANLLQALTSAGINPDGGFYSLSSIKNAISDSIGFTPFIECNSDSSGNSQLYQVYLCVDTNASSFIDCPVFPHGKCASNIEFSSF